The genome window TTACAGAAAATTTCATTTCTATATTTTTTAATTTATTCACATTCAAAGTCTTTACTTTCTCTAATCGTATAAAATATTCAGATATTTTGACTGAAACATTTTTATCAAAACCTATACTATCTTTAGTTGCTATCTCTTTTAAAAAGAAAATCTCACCAAGACCTTTTTTCTTGAGAAATCCTGTATAAGACACTATTATATCCTCAAAATCCTCCATAAGTCTTCTACATTCTCTTTGTGTTTTAGCTAGAAATCTAAATTCTAGTATACAATCAAAACTTTGTCTATATACTTTAATTACCTTACCTGTTTTTTCTTGATTTTCATCTAATTCATCAATTACATCAGTTAATATTGGTTTATGACTTTTTCCTTTAGATATTTCTCTTAATTTTACACTATAATTTATCTGTGGCAGTACAATTTTATCTGTTTCATCTTTTTTTATTGTATCAAAAGAAATTACTCCCCAATCATCCTCTAATTCTATTTTCAAAATATATTCTAACATTCTTTCTATTTTTTCAAAGTTGTCAATGTGTTCTTCATTTATAAGTCTATTTTTATTATTTTCCATAAATTCTGTATCCATTTTTTCACCTACCTATACTCAATCCACTATAGGTTCTAACATACTCTAACATATATATAGTCTTTAAACTCAAATCTAAAAATAATTCTCCGGACTTATGTTTAGACAATTCATTTATTATATATTCACTTATAATTTCTTTATCTCTTAATTCATCTAACAATTGTATTAAGTTTTCTTTCAAATATCCAGATGATAACAAAGCATCTATATTTTCACCTATATGAGAATATAGCATTTTTTTTATATAGCACATAGTCAACTGAATCATTCTTACATTACATAAATACTTATATTCAGTATGTTTACTCATTGTGATTCCATTTGATACGACTACTCTTCTGATTAGCTGACTAAATCTAAACGATACATATCCAAGCTCAGTCATTTTTTTTATTGTTGAAATATCAAACGTATTAAATAGTGAAAATGATTCTGGAATTTCCTTATTTGTGGTAGTTTCTATGATATCTAAACTTGCTATAAGAGGAGCATATACAATACTTGAATTTACAATATTAGTACCATATGTGGTATATACATCCCCAACCACTACACTTACCAATTGTTCATAATTTTTATTAAATTTTGATACTTCATTCACTTTTTTGAAACATTCCAGTACACTAATATACTCTTTCTCATCTATCCAAATCTCATTAGTTAAATTAAGTCCAATGACACCATGAGTTATAATACCTGTTTTCATTTGAATCCTACAGAAATTCAGTAATTGTTCATAAAAAGTTAAGTATCTTTCTCCATTCTTAATGGTTAGATATTCCCTAGTTAGGTCATAATATTTATCTATTTTTTCTCTGTCATCTGTAAATGTATCATCATAATACACTCCTAAAGGCATAATAATATCTATATCAAGTCCTTCCAAAACAGTGTATGTACTGTCTAAGTTATTGTACATTATGTTTTTATCAAGGTCTAATCCACTATATCCTCCACTAAGTTTATGCATACCTTGATTTACTTCACTTATAGATTCCTTTGTTTTCATATAAGAATCGCAATAAACACTACAAATTATCATACCTTTTAGTTTTTGAGAATCTTTATTTATAGCTTCTGATAAATCATACAAGGTAGGATAATTTTCATATGGATATTTTAGTATATAATCTCCCAAACTTTTTGGATAGATTACCTGTAAGCCATCTTGATTTACTATTATTTCTATATCATTATATATTTCATTTGCATGCTTTGATTTAATATGTATGCAATTTTTTACTACTTCACCATTAGCACATTTTACATCTAAATAAATTTCTGCATGTGCTCCTGTAACTTTACATAGATAAACTTTACAGTCTAATTTAGATTCTTTTATAATTTTATACGCTTCAACTAAAGAACCTTTTTTGCCAAAATTTGAATTCATGTGAGAAATTGAGTTTATTTTTATTGGAGTGTTTACTGGTCCAAATTCTGAAGTTCCTAATAGATAAATATTTTTACCATAAAATTCTTGTTCATTAAATAGCTTTTTTGATGTGTCCATGGTTATTTCTTTCCTTTAATCATCTTTATTTGTTATGATTCTTTAAGATTAGTTAAATACACTATGTATCTTGACATTATTTAATATACTGTTACTTATATTTATTTTGTACATTTTAGTTTAAATTTTATTTATTATCCATAATAATTATTTTCTCATTTAAAATTTCATTCATTTTGATGTTGATAACTTCTTATATAAATGCCAATCCATAAGACGTTAAATCAGAATCTTTATCTAATAAAAATTTTAACTTAGTATTTTGATTTAAGCTGACATACTCTTCAAGATTTATCTCAATGTAATTATTATTATTTAAGTGTAATATAATATAATTATTTTTAATATTAGCAGAGACAATCATTCTGCCTTTATTATATTTATTTTCAATTATAGTAGATGTTATCGAATTATTAAAAATAAATAACTTATCTTCAATAGGAAATGAACTTATTTTTATAGATGTGTAAATGTTGTTTTCATCAGTTAAAGTAACCTCTAGTACATTTGTCTTATTTAATATAAAATCATTCTTATCAAACACGTACTCTACACTTAAAGAACCATTTACAACATCTATTAATTCAGTAGAAATTAAAGTATGTAAATTATTTATATTCGTTATTTTAACTATGACTTTAGGTATTTTTATTGAAATATCTAAATTTATATTTGTTATATTAAAACAATTACCAAATTTTCCAAATTGATTTATTTCAAATGATGGAGAAGCATATAGATGTTTAATAATAAGTACTGGTCTGAAACCAAAAGTAGGACCTTTATTGTTGAAAGTATTATTCGTTGAATAGTTTGTAACACTAGAATAGCCTCTAGTTATTATTTTATAATTATCAGATGCTGATATAGAACTTGTGATACTACAAATATCCCAATTCCAGATAGTTTTATCTCCTGGTGTTATTAGACCATTTAAATCTGAACTTACAATATATTTATCATATTCAGATAGTCCATTATTATTAACACCTCCAGTTAACGAACGTACGATTAATACATCATTTTTGTAAGGCTGATTATCTAATTCATTACCATATATAAATCCTTTTTGATTTATTTCATCAAAAGATAAATTAGGAAAAACTTTATCAGATATCAAAAACGATTCTATATCTGTATGATTTACGCAAATAAAATTCATATCTGTCCCACTATAAAAATCTGTGAAACCATTATTGTAAGTGTAATTACATGGAATGTATTCTCCAACTTTTATTTTATTAATAATTCTATTTTTTTCTAAAGGTAAATCAATAATATATCCATCTTTATTTATGTCTATACAGTCAATAGTTGCAAGACCCTCTTTAACTGGAGATATTATAACATCATGTATAGAATTGTCTAAATTAACTACATCAATGAGAAGTATTTGACCACTTGTTTGTCCATATGTATTACAAATGTGTTCAACTCCATCTATTATTAATTTAGTATTATCTTTAGGTCTATTTGTATTTCTATCTGATATAAGTCTAAATTTATTTCCATAAAATTTAAATTTGTAGCTACTGTCAACACTTTTAAGCCAAATACTGGAGCCTCCATAAAAAGCATTATGAACTTCTTTTCCCCAAAAAGAACCCTTTATTATAGCTCGTATATTTGATTCATCATATCTTTTCCAGCCTACTTCTGGTTCTGGTAATCTTTCGCCTATAATAGCCATTATATATCACCACCTATAACTAACATTGGTCTAAATCCCACATTAGAAGCCGTATAGGCATTATTTATTATGCCAAACCTTTTAGGACTACTATCATTTACGTATTTATCATTATATCCTCTAACAGCAACTGAGGTTCCATCTGGTCTTGTTCCAGTTACATCTACAACTGATAAAATCGCAATGTTATTGGTTAAAGATGCAACATATTTATAATTCCATATGTTATTGTCACCAGACTCTACCTTTCCATTCAAATTACTTTTCCATATATATGTATCCCAATCATTAACGGTTGGCCAACCACCTTGGTTCTTATTCGTTGAACTTGAAAATGAGTTTTTATCTTTTGATATTAAAGCTTTCTTTGAAAAAGATACAGTTATATCATCATTGTAGGCTACTCCACCATCTGGCAAACATATCTTTCCATCTTTTTTTATATAAAAATATTCTATTTCTGCTATAGCAACATGACTTGTTGTAGAATAAGAATCTGTTATTTTGATTCTATAATGTTTATATTCAGTTTCATTATTAAAATTGAAATAAAAAACCTGTCCTGGGCTAGGAGATGCATTGATTGACCCATTGTGTAAAATATTCCATATTGTTTCATCATTACTACCTTCAATTGTCCATTTTGCAGGAGCTTGTATCATATAATTATTTCTTATTGTTATTTTATAAAAATTTATAATTTGATGTTTCTTTTTGAATGTAACCTGTACTGTTTGAGGATATCCAGGATTACTATGCCACATACTATTAATATAATCATCAAATGCATAAAAAGGATAACATTCTGCAAACACACTACTTGCTTTTAAAATATATTCTTCTGTTTCGTCACTTTCACATGTGCTTAAAGGAAATACCTTTTCCTTCCATAAAAAATCTAAATTACCATTAGTCTGATTCCAAGATATATTGTTTTGTATGTTTCTATCTGCTATTAACTTATTATCATCTACTTTAATAAAAAAGAATTTTCCATCTGGAGTTGCACTTGATACATCCCTAGGGATTTCCTCACAGTTACAAATTCCTAACTCTGAAAAACTTCCTACTTCCCCAGCAATAGAAGCAGTATATCTACAAGATATTATATCTCCTATCTCCATATCTTCTATTGATGTTCGTTGTGTCAATTTATATTCTATTGGTGACAATATATGTCCACTTTCATCTATATCTATACAGTCAAAGAATAAATAAACAACAACACTATTTTTATTTATTGATATTTTAATATTATGTAGTTTATTATCTAGGTCTAATTTTTCATATACTATTTTAGAAAAATTCATAGCGTTACCAGTTCTTGTGCTAAATTGTTCAACTTTACCATCAAGATTAATATCAATTAAATCAGACCTATCGCTACATACGTCACACATTATTCTTACTTTTGAACCAATAAAACTAAAATTAATATCTGTTTCATCATAAGGAACATTTTTAACATATGTACCCATTCCACCATAACATGAACTTATAGGAACTCTTTTATACAATTCAGAGTAGAATATATTTATAAAATCATCATTGTACCTCTTCCAGCCTTCCTCTGGTTGAGGAAGGGAATCTCCAATACTAGCCATACTATTCACCTTCTCTTTCTACTGTATCAAGCTTGGCATCTATATAATAATTAGATGTATAGTTAGCTGAAAGATTTAATTCTTTATCATATTTTAGTTGAATTTTTAAATTAGATATATTTAGATTTTTATTTATTAAATCGAGTTTTGAATTGACAGTTTCGTTTATTATTTTTACTACCTCTTCTTTATCTATCGAGCCAGAATTTCCTTCATCATATGGAGGTAGTGGCTTTAATTCAATATTATCAAAATTAATGGTTTCAATGTCTTCACAAATTAGTTTATATGCATTTAAAATAGTATCTTTGTCCATTAATAGTAACAAATTAATATTATTAGAATTTATGTTAAAAATAGAATTTATGTCAAAAACGTTGTAATTAATATTATCTATAGTATAAATTCCAATAATTGAACCTGTAGATTTCAATTTAACTTTCATATTTTTATATGATTTATCAAATGATATATTATCAGTTAAAATTATTTTATAATATTGAATAAGACCTTTATTGTGTTTAAAGACTTTTATAGTCTTAGGATTTGAAACATATCCATTTTCATCTTCTATAATGATTTCTAGTATATTCAGTCCATTTAGCAAGCCAACATTGCTTATATTTAAATTTAAATTACCTTCATTTACACTTAATAAATCTGTATATAATATCTCTGTATTATTTTTATTTGTTATTTTCACTTTTATTTTTGATACTTCTATTGTTTTATCTAATAATATATTTGTTATACTTATAATCCCATTCCATTCTCCAAAAGTATAATCAATATTAAACTCTGGATATAAATATATATTATTCATAATTAAAACTGGTCTAAATCCAATTGTGTCACTTTTAGTAGATGTATTTACCACATTATATGAATTTGAGCTTATACCTCCTCTAACTGTTACTTTCATATTGTCTGAAGCAGAAAAGGTGTCAGTTATAGATGACAAATTATGATGCCATATATCTTTATCTCCAGAAGTAATTAAATTATTCAAACTACTATTTAAAATGAATTTATCATACTCTGAATGTAAGTAACTGTCATTATATGGACTATCTGTGATTGATTTTATAATACATGAGTAACCTTTATATGGATGATTATCCAATTTTTTTCCATAAATAAAACCTTTGTCATTTATTTCATCAAAGCTCAAGTTTGGTATTACTATGTCAGAAATTAAGATATGTTGATTGAAATTATTTTTAACACAAATAAAAGTTAATGTTTTTCCATCGCCAAAATTTGAAAATCCATTATCATAAATATAATCACAAGATATATATTCTCCAATTTGAATATCATTAATTATTTTATTTTCTTCTAATTTGTAATGTAGTAATTGTCCATTTGTATCAATATCAATTGAATCTAAGCTTAAGTAGTTATCTCCATAAGGAGCACTTGGAGGTGGTGGAGTTCCAGGTTCTATATATAATTTAACTGTATGAATACTATCAGTTAAATCAAATTTTTCAAAAAATAACATTTGATAAATGTAATTAGGATGCACAAGACTTGGTGTACATTGACTAGCTATAAACTTCTCTCCATCTATTTCTACAGTACATTTATTAGTATGAGAAGCATCAGACCCAGGAACTATTAATCTTATCTTTGGACCAGTAAATCTAAATTCTAATATACCATTTTCACCATGTCTATAATTTGTAATACATCCTGTATTGTTATAAGCAGTTGTAGTATCATTATACATAGTCCACTTATTTATATATTTTATTCTGCTATCTGTATTGTCATACCTTTTCCATCCTTGCTCTGGTTGTGGTAAAGTACTTCCTATATTAGCCATTTTTTCCACCTACCTCTGTAATTAACGTAGGTCTAAATCCTGTATTTTTAGCAACAGATGAAGATAAACATATATTAAATCTTTTTGCTGACAAATCATCAATATCTTCAATTTTACCACGAACTGGTATTAATATATTTCCATTTGCGGGTTCTATATTTTCATTGTTAATATCTTTTAATCCTGTAATAACTTTCTCTTTACATAAAGAAGCTATATCGTGATAGTTCCATATGTCATTATCACCTGCTATTATCTTTTCTTTTAAATCACTATTTCTTATGTATTTGTCCCAATCATTTTCTATTGGCCAACCACCTTTATTTTTATTAATTAAACTTAAAGATGTATTTTTATATTCGTATTCTTTGAACATTTCTAATTCACCTATAGCCACATATAACCCTACAGGTTTAAAACTAAATCTATAACTTAAATATTCAACTTTTGAATTAAAGTAATGATAAGAGGTAGCTTTGTTATCTGAAGGTAAATTTAATGCTTCATATATTTTTACAAAAGTTTCATTATCGTTACTCCCATATACAGTACAAGTAGATGGAGGTTGAATAGAACGAGGGCAATCTCTGTTAGTTAACCTAAAGCCAGAAGCTTGTATTTTACCTTTTTTTGATGATACTTTAATATATGGATTATCTTCAGAATTACTATGCCAACAGTCATCAGAATCTATGTTTGTTTTGTTGAAAGCTAAATACGCAAGAAATCCTGTACTGTATGTTGAACTTTGTTCTAAAATATAGTCATCATCTTCATTTGATTTTAAAGCTGTCTTTGGAAAAGACACAGTTATATCATCATTATACGCTATACCTCCATTTGGAATAGTATAATAATAGTCATTAATATAATCATATTCTTTTACACAATTACTAATAGTTGCGTTATTTTTAGTTGGTGATAAATCATAAAGCTTGTCTCCAATTGCATAATTAGATTTAAATAGGCAAATTAGGTTTTCTTCATTACCAGTTAGATTTTCTTCTATAGTTACTGGGTCTATTGCTTTATCCCATATTGCAAACTCTGATATTTTTGCATTTAATCGATAACCTTCGTCTACAGAAACCCCTCTTCCTGGTTCACTACCTAATACAAGATGATCTGTACTTCCATATATAATAGCTCCGTTTAGGTTTTTATCCAATTTTAAAATTGCTCCATCATATATTTTAACTGATTCTCCATTATATGATATGTAAAAAGTTTTCCATCCATTATTAGATAAATCAATATTAAATCCAGTAATAAAATATAAAGTTGAATAATCTGAAGAATTTGTAGCAATCTCTAGTCTAAGGTATCTATCTTTTGGTACATAACAAAATGCATAACCTCCACCTTCTGTACAGCTAAAAAATCTATCTTCTGTTCCTACTGTCCAGTCTTCTTTATATACTTTTATCTTTATTGCTATTTCATTAATTGTTTTAATTTTTGATATAGGTATACTTACATACGATAAACTTCCATTAAATCCATTAAATACTAAAGCATTTGGAGAAAACATTTTACAAGTTAATTTACTTTTATTTAATTCATTCCATGAAATAGATGATTGAATATTTCTATCAGCGATAAACTTATTACCATCAACCTTTATAAAATAAAACTTTCCATCTGGTGTATCTGATGAAGTATCTACATCTATTCCTTCACAATTACAAATTCCAAGTTCTGAAAAATATCCTACCTTTCCAGGAATAGGAGCTGTATATCTGCAAGGAATTATATCTCCTATTTCCATAGATTCTAATGTAGATTTTTTCGTTAGTTTGGTTTCAATTTGTTCCACCATGTATCCATCTACATCTATATCTATACAATCAAAATCAAACCTAACACTATCATTGCTTTCAATCCTTACTATATGAGTTTTCTTTTCTAAATTTATTTTTTCAAAAGCAAGATATTGCCTTATAGTTTCTCCATGAATAGAATAAATTTCATATTTAATATCATCTATAGTACATTTTATATTAGAGGAATGACTGGGATATCTAGAATGAAAAATTCTTATTTTTGAGCCATAAAAAGCAAATTTGATATAACTTGAATTTACTTCTTCTACAGTAGCATTTTCTGGTATGAACATTCCTGTGTTATTATAAAGACCTGTATTTGTGTCTTTTTTCCATAATCCTATATATTTAAAACTATTGTTAATATTATCAATTCTTTTCCATCCTTCTTCTGGTTGTAGCAATGATTCGCCAACTGTAGCCATTTATCCACCTTCTTTTTTATTTGACATTGTCACTATCAACATATAATTTACAATCTATTAATTGTTTTATATACCTATCATCAATAAGAGTGTCAGTTAATCGATTACATTTTAAATCAGAATTCTTATGATACTCATCTACATCAAATTCAATATCATACACTTTATCTTCTACTGAAATAATTCTATCATTTATATATTTTATATATTTTTGTTCTTCTATTATTTTATTGTTTAAAATATCAAAATTACGCTTTATAACATCAAATAATTCTTTACTAAGCCCTCCACCACCAGTTACTGGAAATTTATCTATATTATTTGGTGGAGGCAAAACTTCATTAAAGTTAATGTTAGTTGTATCAATACAATCCTTTAGATAAATTTTATAAGCTTCAATTACAGCATCTGAATCCATTAAAAACATTAATCTTATGTTATTTGAATTTATTTGTGTAAAACTATTAATATCACAGTATGTAAATTCATTATCATTTGTTGAATATAAAACATTAACACTACCATTACTTAAAAATAAAGGTTTAAAGTGAGTATATGTTTTATCAAATAAAATCTTCTTTACCTCAAAATATTTACTTGTAAGTATTAGACTTTCTTTATCTTTATAAATTTTAAATCTTTTTATAATACGCTTAATATTGTTAAATGTCATTAATAACTCAAATTCATTAAAACCATCATTATAATCGTTTAACAATAAATTGAAAGAAATGTTATTGAAATTATCTACTATAGTTTCTTTTAATGTTCCATTTACAAAAATTTCAAGCTTATTCATTACATTCGATTTATCATTTATTGATAATATTAATTGATTTTCAGATGCTTGGTTTGCCTTCAATATAGGTTCGTAACAATATAGAATATTTGTTGGTGTAAAATTTTCATTGTATATATTCACTTTAGAAATTCTAAACATGCTTAATTCATTAGTAAAACGATAATTACCTCCATCACATCTTTTTGACATATATATGTTGTTGCTTGCATGTTCTTGTGGTATCTCAGATAAAGTATCTATTTTTTTAAGTATACCATTATGATAAATCTTTATATATTTGTAGTCTTTAATTTCAAAAGCGAAATGATGGTAAACACTTTTATCGAAGTTT of Clostridioides sp. ES-S-0054-01 contains these proteins:
- a CDS encoding discoidin domain-containing protein, which produces MASIGDSLPQPEEGWKRYNDDFINIFYSELYKRVPISSCYGGMGTYVKNVPYDETDINFSFIGSKVRIMCDVCSDRSDLIDINLDGKVEQFSTRTGNAMNFSKIVYEKLDLDNKLHNIKISINKNSVVVYLFFDCIDIDESGHILSPIEYKLTQRTSIEDMEIGDIISCRYTASIAGEVGSFSELGICNCEEIPRDVSSATPDGKFFFIKVDDNKLIADRNIQNNISWNQTNGNLDFLWKEKVFPLSTCESDETEEYILKASSVFAECYPFYAFDDYINSMWHSNPGYPQTVQVTFKKKHQIINFYKITIRNNYMIQAPAKWTIEGSNDETIWNILHNGSINASPSPGQVFYFNFNNETEYKHYRIKITDSYSTTSHVAIAEIEYFYIKKDGKICLPDGGVAYNDDITVSFSKKALISKDKNSFSSSTNKNQGGWPTVNDWDTYIWKSNLNGKVESGDNNIWNYKYVASLTNNIAILSVVDVTGTRPDGTSVAVRGYNDKYVNDSSPKRFGIINNAYTASNVGFRPMLVIGGDI